The Streptomyces pratensis genomic interval GGGGAGCCGGGGGGTGGACCCGTAGCCGAGGGCCTCGCGGGCGCGGCTCTCCTCGTCGAGCCGGAGCTTGCTGCCCCGCCACACCAGGTAGCCGGCCTTGTCCGGACCCGTCACCAGCATGCCCTGGTCGGTCGGCAGGCCGTCGGCGCCGGCGGCCCGGCCCACCGCGACGATCGTGCCGGTCGAGCCCGTCTCGCTGCCGGAACAGATCTGCCACGGACCGGTGTCCAGGTCTCCGCTGCCGGGCAGCGCGTCCGGGGCGCCGCTGATGCCGATGGGGGAACCGTGCGGCGTACCGCTCAAGGAGCCGGAGCCGACCGACACCGCCTTCAGGTCGGCGCCGGCGAGCAACCGCGCCGAGGCGTAGTTGCGCACGGGCCGCAGCCGCCCGTCCAGGTAGAGGTAGCGGGAACCGGTGTCCTTGTTCACGACGAGGGTCCCGGCCGTCTTCCAGGAGTCCGTCGTACCGGGCTTGAGCAGTCCGAGGACGAAGGCCCCGGCCGACAGCAGGACGGCGAAGACGATGCCGATCACCACACCACGGTTGGTCCTGCCCTGAGGGCTCTCCGGAGCGTCCGGATCCGCGCGCAGCATGCCCGAGGTCAGCCGGCCCATGATGAACATGTGGGCCTGGACCTGATCGCGTTTGGACTGCATGGCAGCGTGTCTCCCTTCTGGTCAGGCGTTGATGGACCGCAGGGCGCTGTACACGCCGAGCACCCACAGCGCGAGCGGCAGCATGCTCATCGCCAGGGCCGAGTGCAGCAGTTCACCGGCGCGGCCCCAGTACGGCACCAGGCGGCGCCCCGGGACGGTCCAGGCGGCGATCGCGATCGCCGCCGTGGCCGCGAGCAGGCCCGCGGCGGTCACCAGCCGGTAGCCCGGCGAGGAGCCGGGGGCGGCGACGAGCACGAGCAGGATCAGCCCCGCCACACCCGGGACCACCAGCGACATGCGCTGCCAGATGTTGCCCAGTCCCCGCGCGTGCAGGATGAGCAGCAGGGACAGCGCCACCGTCATGATGATCTCGGCCAGCTCACGCTCCCGGCCCAGCGCGGCGAGGCATCCGGCGGAGACCACGCCCACCGCCCCGTACAGCGAGGTCATCCAGCCGTCGGCGAGGACGGCGCGGGCCGACACCACGGAGGTGGCGTGCGGCTCGATGCCCTCCTGCAACTGCTGGGCGTTGGTCGGCAGCGGCGGCATGCGCATCCCGGACATACGGAACGCGAGCGAGGGGACGAAGGCGCCCAGGATCACCGCCAGGACCGCGATGATCCCGGCCGTGTCCACGGGCGCCAGGTCGGTCGTGATGAGCAGGACGGCGGCGAGGGACGCGAACACCGAGATGACGGCGACGCCCAGGAAGAGCGCGGCGAAGGCGGCCACGACGGCGAGCGCGAGCACCGCCCCGCCTGCCGCGGCGGCCCCGGCGGCGAGCATGCGCGCGCCGAGCGTCTCGTACATGTGCGGCCCGCTGAGCGCGCCGCCCGGCAGCAGCCAGCCGGCCAGTGCCAGGTAGGGCGTCACCATGAAGCCCAGCGCGGCTCCGGCGCCCGCGTCCCCGACGGCCCGGCTCGCCGAGCCCGCGCCCGCGAGCAGGAGCAGGCCGACCGCGGCGGCGAAGACGGCCCGGGGCAGCGCGGAGCCTCCCGGCCACGCGATCACCACGATGCCGCCGATGAGCAGGGCGGTCGCGATGCCGAGCAGGACCCAGCGGCTGACCTTGGGAGTCCAGCCGAAGGGGTGGTCCCGCATCGTGGTGGAGATGCCGTCGACCAGGTCGTCGAGGTGCACCTCGGGCAGGGCTTCGGTGCGCGGTCTGAGGTAGAGGATGTCGCCGTCGCGCAGGCCGTAGGAGTCGAGGGTGCGTTCCTCGTCCAGTGGTTCGCCACCGAGCCGCTGGAGTACCCAGCCGCCGTGGTCGATGCCGGCTTCCTCGAGGTTGTCGCCGGCGTATCTGAGCACCGCCGGCAGCAGGTCCGCCACGGGGACGTCGGCGGGCACGGCGAGGTCGATGCTCTTGGCCGGGACTCGTACCGTCAGACGGCACAGCTCCGCCACCTGATTGTCAGTCATCGGGATGGCTCACGCTTCTCCGGTTACTGCTGAGAACGGTTGGGTGAACGCGGGCCGACGCGCCGCCGAACATCACATTGCGCCCATCACCTGCCAAGGCTCGGTGCGCGGACGGTTGTTGGCGGTCGGCGTATTGATCGTAGTATCAGCTGCCTAGTGTGGACGACGTGGCCCGTGGCACTGAATGCGACATGACCGTTGACGCACGACGTGATGTCGCGCGGAAGGCGTCGTGGTACGGATGGTGCCGCGGACGCTCGCCCCTGCGTGCCGATGCCCGCCCCGCGGCGAAAGCGCGGATCGGCGGCGCGGCAGGATGTGACACGGCGAGACGGCGGACCGGCCGCCTCTCATCGACGCTCCGGCGAGGGCTCGTCGTCGATGTGCGCGCCACGTAGGGTGCCGTGCGACAGCAGGGTCCCGCCCGGCGTCCCGGCACCGCACCGGCGGTGGGCGTCGCCCCCGGCGACGTCGTTCCGCCTGCTCTCCCCCTTTGCCCCGTAAGGAGACGGTTCCTTGAGTGTGGTCCTGTTCCGCCGCCCGGCCCGACGCCGGGGCCCGGAGATGCCCGACGGGGAGCTGAATCTCCAGGAACCGCCGATCCTTCCCGAGACGGTGCCCGACACCTCCGCCGTGTGGACCTACCTCCCCATGGCACTGATGTCGGTCTCCATGATGTTCATGTTCATGCGGCCCGGCATGACCAGGGGCACAGGCGGATTCATCTACATCGCACTGGGCCTGATGGTGCTCGGCGCCGCCGCGATGTTCATCGGCCAGTTCATGCGCAAGGCCGCCGAACGCAAGCAGAAGCTGAAGGGCGAACGCCGGGACTACCTGCGCTACCTCACCCAGATCCGGCGCAAGGTGCGCGGCGCCGTCGTGGACCAGCAGCTGGCCCTGGCCTGGCGTCACCCGGAGCCCGCCGCCCTGTGGTCGATGACGGGCACCACCCGTCTCTGGGAACGCCGTCCGCGTGACGAGGACTTCGGCGAGGTCCGGATGGCGGTCGGCGAGCAGAAGCTGAGCCTGAAGCTCATCTCGAACTCCACCAACCCCGTCGAGGACCTGGAACCGCTCAGCGCGCACGCCCTGCGCAGCTTCATCCGCGCCTACTCGACGGTGCCCGAGCAGCCCATCGCGATCTACCTGCGGGCCTGGGCCCGTGTGCTGTTCAGGGGGGACGAGGAGCGGATACGGTCCGTGACCCGTGCGCTGATCGCCCAACTGGCCACCTTCCACTCGCCGGACGACGTGTGGATCGCCCTGTGCGTCTCCGACGAGCGGCGCGCGGACTGGGAGTGGGCGAAGTGGCTCCCGCACAGTCTCCACCCGCACGACACGGACGGTGCGGGCCCGACCCGGATGACCGTCTCCACCATGGGTGAGCTGGAGAATCTGCTCGGCGCCGAGTTCATGGAGCGGCCGCAGTTCGACCCGGACGCCGTTCCCGGGCGCGAGGAGCCGTTCACCGTCATCGTGGTGGACGGGGGCACCGTCCCGGCCGGCCACCGCCTGGACGGCCCCGGATTCCGCAACACGGTCGTACTGGACCTGAGCGGCGCGCTCTCCTGGCGGCCCGGACGGATCACGCTGCGCTTCGAGATCGGTGAGGACGAACTCGGACTGGTGCGTACCGACCGCGAGCGCAAGGAGCAGACCACCCGGCTCGGCAGGCCCGACAGGCTCGGACCGACGGGCGCCGCGTCGCTCGCGCGGCGACTCGCGCCGTACCGCATGGGCCTGGGCACCGCGTCGGACTCGGCGGAGCCGCTCTCCGCGAACGTCGAACTGACGGCGCTGCTGGGCATCGCCGACCTGCACGGCCACGACCCGGAAACGCTGTGGCAGCAGCACACCGGGCCCACCCGGCTCAAGGTGCCGATCGCGGTCGGTGCGGACGGCGAGCCGGTCGAGCTGGACATCAAGGAGTCCGCCCAGGGCGGCACCGGACCGCACGGCATGCTGATCGGCGCCACCGGCTCCGGCAAGAGTGAGCTGCTGCGCACGCTCGTCCTGGCCCTCGCCCTGACGAACTCCTCGGAAACGCTCAACTTCGTCCTCGTGGACTTCAAGGGCGGTGCCACCTTCCTGGGACTGGACGAACTTCCGCACACCTCGGCCGTCATCACCAACCTGGCCGGGGAGGCCGCGCTCGTCTCCCGCATGCAGGACGCCCTGCACGGCGAACTGATGCGCCGCCAGGAACTGCTGCGGTCGGCGGGCAACTACAGCTCCGCGCTGGACTACGAGAAGGCCCGCGCTGCGGGCGTGCCGCTCGAACCGCTGCCCAGTCTGTTCGTCGTCGTCGACGAGTTCAGCGAACTTCTCGCAGCGCACCGTGAGTTCATGGAGCTGTTCGTGATGATCGGCCGCCTCGGCCGATCCCTCGGGGTGCATCTCCTGCTCGCCTCCCAGCGTCTGGACGAGGGCCGGATGCACCAGCTGGAGAGCCATCTGTCGTACCGGATAGGCCTGCGCACGTTCTCCGCCATGGAGAGCCGTGGCGTCCTCGGTGT includes:
- the eccD gene encoding type VII secretion integral membrane protein EccD gives rise to the protein MTDNQVAELCRLTVRVPAKSIDLAVPADVPVADLLPAVLRYAGDNLEEAGIDHGGWVLQRLGGEPLDEERTLDSYGLRDGDILYLRPRTEALPEVHLDDLVDGISTTMRDHPFGWTPKVSRWVLLGIATALLIGGIVVIAWPGGSALPRAVFAAAVGLLLLAGAGSASRAVGDAGAGAALGFMVTPYLALAGWLLPGGALSGPHMYETLGARMLAAGAAAAGGAVLALAVVAAFAALFLGVAVISVFASLAAVLLITTDLAPVDTAGIIAVLAVILGAFVPSLAFRMSGMRMPPLPTNAQQLQEGIEPHATSVVSARAVLADGWMTSLYGAVGVVSAGCLAALGRERELAEIIMTVALSLLLILHARGLGNIWQRMSLVVPGVAGLILLVLVAAPGSSPGYRLVTAAGLLAATAAIAIAAWTVPGRRLVPYWGRAGELLHSALAMSMLPLALWVLGVYSALRSINA
- the eccCa gene encoding type VII secretion protein EccCa, which encodes MVLFRRPARRRGPEMPDGELNLQEPPILPETVPDTSAVWTYLPMALMSVSMMFMFMRPGMTRGTGGFIYIALGLMVLGAAAMFIGQFMRKAAERKQKLKGERRDYLRYLTQIRRKVRGAVVDQQLALAWRHPEPAALWSMTGTTRLWERRPRDEDFGEVRMAVGEQKLSLKLISNSTNPVEDLEPLSAHALRSFIRAYSTVPEQPIAIYLRAWARVLFRGDEERIRSVTRALIAQLATFHSPDDVWIALCVSDERRADWEWAKWLPHSLHPHDTDGAGPTRMTVSTMGELENLLGAEFMERPQFDPDAVPGREEPFTVIVVDGGTVPAGHRLDGPGFRNTVVLDLSGALSWRPGRITLRFEIGEDELGLVRTDRERKEQTTRLGRPDRLGPTGAASLARRLAPYRMGLGTASDSAEPLSANVELTALLGIADLHGHDPETLWQQHTGPTRLKVPIAVGADGEPVELDIKESAQGGTGPHGMLIGATGSGKSELLRTLVLALALTNSSETLNFVLVDFKGGATFLGLDELPHTSAVITNLAGEAALVSRMQDALHGELMRRQELLRSAGNYSSALDYEKARAAGVPLEPLPSLFVVVDEFSELLAAHREFMELFVMIGRLGRSLGVHLLLASQRLDEGRMHQLESHLSYRIGLRTFSAMESRGVLGVPDAYQLPSAPGSGFLKSGVEALTRFRAAYVSGPYRQRRGSANQARVASQTVPWTNTYVVPRQLPESPDPEPAPEQEETGDTLLSVAVERLLTAGPPAHQVWLPPLDLPATLDQVLPPLTPDPELGLTTVDSSNRGRLSIPIGIIDRPFDQLRDLLTVDLSGAGGHIAIAGGPQSGKSTMVRTIMTALALTHTPREVQFYCLDFGGGTLSGLSGLPHVSGVAARLDTERVGRTVSEVTTLLAERERFFLDNGIDSMATFRRRLAAGEFPEHRHGDVFLVVDGWSTVRQDFDRYIQTFGSIAARGLNYGIHLIVTTARWVELTSSIRDQAATHLELRMGDAMDSEIDMRRAATVPRLPGRGLTRDAKLHYLTALPRIDGVESADDLSEGVAGLVAAVRESWQGPPAPPVRMLPTRLPLSDLPAPKGDFKMPIGLEEERLSTVWHDFSETPHMIVVGDTESGKTNMLRLTAKAIMDRYTPAEARIMVVDYRRALVEAIPDEYRLGHAVAMDALKDMIGGAARAVAARVPGPDITPARMRKCDWWDGPRLFILVDDYDMLGTSAMNAPFDPLLNHLALGYEVGLHVVVSRSAAGAGRGLGDPMLRRMQEVNTPTLLLSCPPSEGFILGSIKGRNLPPGRGTRVTRRKQIQMQTAVLEDAES